The following is a genomic window from Episyrphus balteatus chromosome 1, idEpiBalt1.1, whole genome shotgun sequence.
acaaagcgattgccatttattttataaaaatcaagccattattacagtggtgacgaaagtccaaaattgtttaaaataatttttttatgtttttttttgcgttttttgccataacttttatgttaagataataatcatttttatcaaaaaaacaaaaccgacttccatgattcaaaacggggttttatgttttttttaatacttcctatggctttaactgaacgaaattgaaatgggaccacaccgcagccactagctttccaatacaaaaaggattatcaaaattgattgacTCGTtaaaagttatgcggtaacaaacaaaaaaaaatacagacgaattgaatacctcctcctttttggaagtcggtaaaaaagaaaaaaaaatcaaaaaatatcgcccctagattttgatttaacgaagcgattgccgtttttcaaaatcagACAAGTTTTGAGATtttggtggctgtccaaacctcagcagaaaaattgtctgcaaagttcaggatcattCCATCTCCAGTTCAGTATCGGAATCCAGCAATTTGCGACTGGCCATTGAATTTGCTTGTCGAAACTTAAATCCTTAAAAACTTTTGTACGATCTAtcgtattattttttatattaagaccaagagttcaaaaaataaataaataatattttttttctataaaaaaaataaacttgttttattttatgaaacatCATTTGGTTAAGTAGTATAGACGTATtgtaagtaaataaataaaatcttaaactGCTTCCATCTCCAGTTCAGTATCGGAATCTAGCAATTTGCGACTGGCCATTGAATTTGCTTCCAATGAACCTTGTTGTCGAACAACCTTGCCCAGATTCACTACTGGACTTTGTGAATACAAATAAATGGCAAAAGAAACAACAGCTATGGCCAGAGCTGTGTTTATGTAGATGGGTATTGCGAACAGGAAATAACATAATACTGCAGTAAATAAGAGTTCTAAGGCGCTAGCGAAGGTCTTAAGTATTGAGTTCATGTATTTGAGGAAGAAACTCGTTACGATTCCAATGGCTGCATTATTGATGATAATTGCTATTACACTAAATCGAAACACTGACTGTATGTTGGTTAGTGTAAACGCATCAAGTAATTCGCCGCGTAGAATTAGAATAGCAGCATTGCAAGCGATGGAATCAAAGTACATAAATACATTCTGAACGAAGATGTTAACTTCTGCACCCTTGTCTTTGAGTAAGTATTCATTGTACACGCCAGCTAGACAGGAACATATTGTTTGAACTAGAATCCAAACGGCACTTATGCTAAGGTCAAAACCGGTTATATTTTTGCGGGATATAATTGATGAGGATTCCTCTGAGTTTAGATTAGTTGATGGTATGGTAGTGTTGTGCGGGGAGTTAGAGTTGAATGGACTACTTATgttgaaattgaattgtttgAGCATGCAACCCACTGTCAGAATTATAAGGGAGATCCATTGTCGTTTTgttagatattttttaaatattatctgAAAGTAAAGcgaaaataatgttttatacaatttttttttttatttgaatagtagatttttaatttattattaaggtTACTTCGAGGgaagaaaagaaacaaatattaattttcttgtGAATCTTAAAAGACTCAAATTTACAATACTTTTAAGCTGGCCAATAACAAACCCTACAAAGTTCCAATACATAGAGATTTAaaaagaaagtgaaaaaaaaagatttatttttgcacttttgaaggt
Proteins encoded in this region:
- the LOC129920594 gene encoding UDP-galactose transporter senju, with the protein product MGGIVWRELFPTKLTCLIFIFYMSLFISQGILVTASQESNNSYSYNTVTVVLLTEVLKLVVSTGLYCRENTIDSLIKDIKRHSNVMMLYFVPAFLYCLYNNLAFVNLSTFDPTTYYLLLQLRVVITGILFQIIFKKYLTKRQWISLIILTVGCMLKQFNFNISSPFNSNSPHNTTIPSTNLNSEESSSIISRKNITGFDLSISAVWILVQTICSCLAGVYNEYLLKDKGAEVNIFVQNVFMYFDSIACNAAILILRGELLDAFTLTNIQSVFRFSVIAIIINNAAIGIVTSFFLKYMNSILKTFASALELLFTAVLCYFLFAIPIYINTALAIAVVSFAIYLYSQSPVVNLGKVVRQQGSLEANSMASRKLLDSDTELEMEAV